A single region of the Lagopus muta isolate bLagMut1 chromosome 24, bLagMut1 primary, whole genome shotgun sequence genome encodes:
- the KDM5B gene encoding lysine-specific demethylase 5B isoform X1, with amino-acid sequence MAEFLPPPECPVFEPSWEEFADPFAFIHKIRPIAEQTGICKVRPPPDWQPPFACDVDKLHFTPRIQRLNELEAQTRVKLNFLDQIAKFWELQGCTLKIPHVERKILDLFQLNRLVAEEGGFDVVCKERKWTKIATRMGFAPGKAVGSHIRAHYERILYPYNLFQSGASLLCLQKPDLTSDTKDKEYKPHDIPQRQSVPPSESCPPARRAKRLRAEATNIKTESDSPEARTHNLRRRMGCAPPKCENEKETYSTVKLTEKREHAGEQEKDKSKARSKKPTSAVDLYVCLLCGSGNDEDRLLLCDGCDDSYHTFCLIPPLHDVPKGDWRCPQCLAQECNKPQEAFGFEQAARDYTLRTFGEMADAFKSDYFNMPVHMVPTELVEKEFWRLVSTIEEDVTVEYGADIASKEFGSGFPVRDGKFKVRPEEEEYLDSGWNLNNMPVMEQSVLAHITADICGMKLPWLYVGMCFSSFCWHIEDHWSYSINYLHWGEPKTWYGAPGYAAEQLEDVMKKLAPELFESQPDLLHQLVTIMNPNTLMAHGVPVYRTNQCAGEFVITFPRAYHSGFNQGFNFAEAVNFCTVDWLPLGRQCIEHYRLLSRYCVFSHDEMICKMASKADVLDVVVASTVQKDMAIMIDDEKMLRDKVQKLGVTDCERVAFELFPDDERQCYKCKTTCFMSAVYCPCKPGLLVCLYHVEDLCSCPAYQYKLGYRYTLEELYPMMNALKMRAESYNEWASNVNEALEAKISNKRSLISFKALIEESEVKKFPDNDLLRHLRLVTQDADKCASVAQQLLNGKRQTRYRSGGGKCPNQLTVNELRLFVRQLYALPCLLSQTPLLKDLLDRVEAFQQQSQKLLSEEMPSAAELQELLDVSFDFDVDLPQLAELRVRLEQARWLEDVQMASSEQNSLTLDDMRRLIDSGVGLAPYPAVEKAMAKLQELLTVSEHWDDKARNLIKARPRQSLSSLAVAVKEIEEIPAYLPSGAALKDAVQKAQDWLQEVEALQVGGRVPVLDTLVELVTRGRSIPVHLDYLPRLESLVAEVQAWKECAANTFLCENSPYSLLEVLCPRCDIGTLSLKRKQKKLKEPMPSTKKKSTKLESLSDLERALCESKDTASAMATLGEARLKEMEALRSLRAANEGKVLLCGEEDAELKVCVCQKEPAAPMIQCELCRGFFHTGCVSAPHASQAPRVWLCPLCRRSEKPPLEKILPLLASLQRIRVRLPEGDALRYMIERTVNWQHRAQQMLYSGNLKLLQDKVGSGLLYSRWQSAAGQLPETNKVSQTIGAMSFSMPHDWDNRTIYLHSPFSTGQQCIPLHVVSTELDELMMEAQLLQVSLPEIQELYQILFTKQSPALQAEQKASGGPSNEKNECCRGKKDGMSYMERKMKRRFERESFCEEKRARVRKMRTPKKKKLKLSHTKDLSSSSRMERERERLLEVQRSSESHLVPSDTSFSEQEDSEDEDAICPAETCLQPEGEEVDWVQCDGSCNQWFHQVCVGISPEMAEKEDYICASCAGRGSPYRK; translated from the exons GACTGGCAGCCTCCATTTGCGTGTGATGTTGATAAACTTCACTTCACGCCGAGGATCCAGCGGCTCAATGAGTTGGAG GCCCAAACCCGCGTGAAGCTGAATTTCCTGGACCAGATTGCGAAgttctgggagctgcagggctgcacgcTGAAAATCCCCCACGTGGAGAGGAAGATCTTGGATTTATTTCAGCTTAACAGG ctAGTTGCAGAAGAAGGAGGGTTTGATGTCGTTTGCAAGGAGAGGAAATGGACCAAAATAGCCACAAGGATGGGATTTGCTCCTGGCAAGGCTGTGGGTTCGCACATCCGCGCGCATTACGAGCGAATTCTCTATCCTTACAACTTATTCCAGTCTGGAGCAAGCCTGCTG tgtctgcagaaGCCGGATCTCACCAGCGACACGAAGGACAAGGAGTACAAACCCCACGACATCCCGCAGAGGCAGTCGGTGCCGCCGTCCGAGAGCTGCCCTCCTGCTCGCCGAGCGAAGCGCCTGCGGGCCGAG GCGACCAACATTAAAACTGAGTCTGATTCTCCAGAGGCGAGAACGCATAATCTGAGACGCAGGATGGGATGTGCGCCTCCAAAGTGTGAGAATg AAAAGGAAACGTACAGCACAGTGAAACTTACTGAGAAGAGAGAGCATGCTGGGGAGCAGGAGAAGGACAAATCCAAAGCCCGATCCAAAAAACCCACCAGTGCT GTGGATTTGTATGTGTGTCTCTTATGTGGCAGTGGTAACGATGAGGACCGTCTCCTGCTGTGCGATGGCTGTGATGACAGTTACCACACCTTCTGCTTAATTCCACCCCTTCACGATGTTCCCAAAGGGGACTGGAGGTGCCCCCAGTGTTTGGCTCAG GAGTGCAATAAGCCTCAAGAAGCGTTTGGCTTCGAGCAGGCAGCCCGGGACTACACACTGCGCACGTTTGGGGAGATGGCAGATGCCTTCAAGTCCGACTATTTTAACATGCCAGTCCAT ATGGTCCCCACCGAGCTGGTGGAGAAGGAATTCTGGAGACTGGTCAGCACCATTGAGGAGGACGTCACTGTGGAGTATGGGGCTGACATCGCTTCCAAGGAGTTCGGCAGCGGGTTCCCAGTTAGAGATGGGAAATTCAAAGTGAGACCAGAAGAGGAG GAATACCTTGACAGTGGCTGGAATTTAAACAACATGCCTGTGATGGAGCAGTCTGTTCTTGCCCACATCACCGCAGATATATGTGGGATGAAACTGCCCTGGCTGTATGTGGGAATgtgcttctcttccttctgttggCACATTGAGGACCACTGGAGCTACTCCATCAACTATCTGCACTG GGGAGAACCAAAGACGTGGTATGGAGCCCCGGGGtatgcagcagaacagctggaGGACGTGATGAAGAAGCTTGCTCCAGAGCTGTTTGAGTCTCAGCCAGACCTCTTGCACCAACTTGTCACCATAATGAACCCAAATACTTTGATGGCCCACGGAGTGCCT GTTTATCGGACCAATCAGTGTGCTGGAGAGTTTGTGATCACCTTTCCAAGAGCTTATCACAGCGGCTTCAATCAGGGCTTTAATTTTGCTGAAGCTGTGAACTTCTGCACCGTGGATTGG TTGCCACTGGGCCGCCAGTGCATCGAGCATTACCGCCTGCTGAGCCGCTACTGCGTGTTCTCTCACGATGAGATGATCTGTAAGATGGCCTCCAAGGCCGACGTCCTGGATGTGGTGGTGGCATCTACTGTTCAGAAGGACATGGCCATCATGATCGACGACGAGAAGATGCTGCGCGACAAGGTTCAGAAACTG GGGGTGACGGACTGCGAGAGGGTGGCGTTCGAGCTGTTCCCCGACGACGAGCGGCAGTGCTATAAGTGCAAAACCACTTGTTTCATGTCTGCCGTTTACTGCCCGTGTAAACCAGGGCTGCTGGTGTGCTTGTACCATGTGGAGGATCTTTGTTCCTGCCCTGCCTACCAATACAAACTGGG gtacCGCTACACGCTGGAGGAGCTGTACCCAATGATGAACGCTCTGAAGATGCGTGCAGAGTCCTACAATGAATGGGCTTCCAATGTGAACGAAGCCCTGGAAGCAAAGATCAGCAATAAGAGAA GCCTCATCAGTTTTAAGGCTCTGATAGAAGAATCAGAAGTGAAGAAGTTCCCGGACAACGACCTGCTGCGGCACCTCCGCTTGGTCACACAGGATGCAGACAAATGTGCCTCAgtagcacagcagctccttaaTGGCAAAAGACAAACCAG GTACCGCTCCGGAGGAGGGAAATGCCCCAACCAGCTGACGGTGAATGAGCTGCGGCTGTTTGTCAGGCAGCTCTACGCCCTCCCCTGCCTGCTCAGCCAGACGCCGCTGCTGAAG GACCTTCTTGATCGCGTGGAAGCTTTTCAACAGCAAAGCCAAAAACTGCTCTCAGAAGAAATGCCGAGTGCTgcggagctgcaggagctcctgGACGTCAGCTTTGACTTCGATGTGGATTTACCCCAGCTTGCTGAGCTGCGGGTCAGGCTGGAGCAGGCCCGCTGGCTGGAGGACGTGCAGATGGCTTCGTCAGAGCAGAACTCTCTCACTCTGGATGACATGAGGCGCCTCATTGACTCCGGTGTCGGCCTGGCTCCCTACCCAGCAGTTGAGAAGGCCATGGcaaagctgcaggagctgctgactgTGTCCGAGCACTGGGATGACAAAGCCAGAAACCTGATAAAGGCCAG GCCACGGCAGTCGCTCAGCAGCCTCGCAGTGGCAGTGAAGGAGATAgaggagatccctgcctacctcCCCAGCGGCGCGGCGCTGAAGGACGCGGTTCAGAAGGCGCAGGactggctgcaggaggtggaAGCTTTGCAG GTTGGAGGACGTGTGCCTGTCCTGGACACGCTGGTGGAGCTGGTGACCAGGGGCCGCTCGATCCCGGTGCATCTGGACTACCTGCCACGGCTCGAGTCCTTGGTGGCGGAGGTGCAGGCGTGGAAGGAGTGTGCAGCCAACACGTTCCTGTGTGAGAACTCCCCGTATTCCCTTCTGGAG GTGCTGTGTCCCCGCTGCGACATTGGGACGCTGAGtctgaagagaaagcagaagaagctgaaggagCCGATGCCGAGCACGAAGAAGAAGAGCACCAAGCTGGAGAGCCTGAGTGACTTAGAGAGAGCTCTGTGTGAGAGCAAAGACACCGCGTCGGCG ATGGCGACGCTCGGGGAGGCGCGGCTCAAAGAGATGGAGGCGCTGCGCTCCCTGCGGGCAGCCAACGAGGGGAAGGTGCTGCTGTGCGGCGAGGAGGACGCGGAGCTGAAGGTCTGCGTGTGCCAGAAGGAGCCGGCAGCTCCCATGATCCAGTGTGAGCTCTGCAGGGGGTTCTTCCACACCGGCTGCGTTTCTGCACCCCACGCCTCGCAGGCTCCACGCGTGTGGCTCTGCCCGCTCTGCCGCCGCTCGGAAAAGCCGCCCTTGGAGAAGATCCTTCCTCtgctggcctccctgcagcGCATCCGCGTGCGGCTCCCCGAGGGGGATGCCCTGCGGTACATGATAGAGAGAACTGTGaactggcagcacagagcacaacaAATGCTGTATTCAGGGAATCTAAAACTTCTACAGGACAAAGTTGGCTCAGGATTGCTGTACAGCCGGTGGCAGAGCGCGGCGGGGCAGCTGCCGGAGACAAACAAG gTGTCTCAAACAATCGGAGCTATGTCATTCTCCATGCCTCATGACTGGGATAACAGAACCATATATTTACATTCTCCATTTTCTACAGGACAGCAATGCATCCCACTTCATG TCGTTAGCACCGAGCTGGACGAGCTGATGATGGAAGCgcagctgctgcaggtttcTCTGCCTGAAATACAGGAGCTGTACCAGATCCTATTCACAAAGCAAAGCCCCgctctgcaggctgagcagaaaGCATCGGGAGGGCCGAGCAATGAAAAG AACGAGTGCTGCCGGGGCAAAAAGGATGGAATGAGTTacatggagagaaaaatgaagcgCCGTTTCGAGAGAGAGAGCTTCTGCGAGGAGAAGAGAGCAAGGGTAAGAAAAATGAGAACGcccaaaaagaagaaactgaaactgAGTCACACAAAGgatctgagcagcagcagcaggatggagagggagagggagcgGCTCCTGGAGGTGCAGCGCAGCAGCGAAAGCCATTTGGTTCCCTCCGACACGTCGTTCTCTGAGCAGGAGGACTCTGAGGATGAAGATGCCATCTGCCCTGCAGAGACGTGTCTGCAGCCCGAGGGAGAGGAG GTGGACTGGGTCCAGTGCGATGGCAGCTGCAACCAGTGGTTCCACCAGGTGTGCGTGGGCATCTCCCCCGAAATGGCCGAGAAGGAGGATTACATCTGTGCCAGCTGCGCCGGGAGGGGCTCCCCGTACCGCAAGTGA
- the KDM5B gene encoding lysine-specific demethylase 5B isoform X2 yields the protein MERRGSPSGPAPDVVPGLPGNRSAMNIQLLVSVGSGGLREDWQPPFACDVDKLHFTPRIQRLNELEAQTRVKLNFLDQIAKFWELQGCTLKIPHVERKILDLFQLNRLVAEEGGFDVVCKERKWTKIATRMGFAPGKAVGSHIRAHYERILYPYNLFQSGASLLCLQKPDLTSDTKDKEYKPHDIPQRQSVPPSESCPPARRAKRLRAEATNIKTESDSPEARTHNLRRRMGCAPPKCENEKETYSTVKLTEKREHAGEQEKDKSKARSKKPTSAVDLYVCLLCGSGNDEDRLLLCDGCDDSYHTFCLIPPLHDVPKGDWRCPQCLAQECNKPQEAFGFEQAARDYTLRTFGEMADAFKSDYFNMPVHMVPTELVEKEFWRLVSTIEEDVTVEYGADIASKEFGSGFPVRDGKFKVRPEEEEYLDSGWNLNNMPVMEQSVLAHITADICGMKLPWLYVGMCFSSFCWHIEDHWSYSINYLHWGEPKTWYGAPGYAAEQLEDVMKKLAPELFESQPDLLHQLVTIMNPNTLMAHGVPVYRTNQCAGEFVITFPRAYHSGFNQGFNFAEAVNFCTVDWLPLGRQCIEHYRLLSRYCVFSHDEMICKMASKADVLDVVVASTVQKDMAIMIDDEKMLRDKVQKLGVTDCERVAFELFPDDERQCYKCKTTCFMSAVYCPCKPGLLVCLYHVEDLCSCPAYQYKLGYRYTLEELYPMMNALKMRAESYNEWASNVNEALEAKISNKRSLISFKALIEESEVKKFPDNDLLRHLRLVTQDADKCASVAQQLLNGKRQTRYRSGGGKCPNQLTVNELRLFVRQLYALPCLLSQTPLLKDLLDRVEAFQQQSQKLLSEEMPSAAELQELLDVSFDFDVDLPQLAELRVRLEQARWLEDVQMASSEQNSLTLDDMRRLIDSGVGLAPYPAVEKAMAKLQELLTVSEHWDDKARNLIKARPRQSLSSLAVAVKEIEEIPAYLPSGAALKDAVQKAQDWLQEVEALQVGGRVPVLDTLVELVTRGRSIPVHLDYLPRLESLVAEVQAWKECAANTFLCENSPYSLLEVLCPRCDIGTLSLKRKQKKLKEPMPSTKKKSTKLESLSDLERALCESKDTASAMATLGEARLKEMEALRSLRAANEGKVLLCGEEDAELKVCVCQKEPAAPMIQCELCRGFFHTGCVSAPHASQAPRVWLCPLCRRSEKPPLEKILPLLASLQRIRVRLPEGDALRYMIERTVNWQHRAQQMLYSGNLKLLQDKVGSGLLYSRWQSAAGQLPETNKVSQTIGAMSFSMPHDWDNRTIYLHSPFSTGQQCIPLHVVSTELDELMMEAQLLQVSLPEIQELYQILFTKQSPALQAEQKASGGPSNEKNECCRGKKDGMSYMERKMKRRFERESFCEEKRARVRKMRTPKKKKLKLSHTKDLSSSSRMERERERLLEVQRSSESHLVPSDTSFSEQEDSEDEDAICPAETCLQPEGEEVDWVQCDGSCNQWFHQVCVGISPEMAEKEDYICASCAGRGSPYRK from the exons GACTGGCAGCCTCCATTTGCGTGTGATGTTGATAAACTTCACTTCACGCCGAGGATCCAGCGGCTCAATGAGTTGGAG GCCCAAACCCGCGTGAAGCTGAATTTCCTGGACCAGATTGCGAAgttctgggagctgcagggctgcacgcTGAAAATCCCCCACGTGGAGAGGAAGATCTTGGATTTATTTCAGCTTAACAGG ctAGTTGCAGAAGAAGGAGGGTTTGATGTCGTTTGCAAGGAGAGGAAATGGACCAAAATAGCCACAAGGATGGGATTTGCTCCTGGCAAGGCTGTGGGTTCGCACATCCGCGCGCATTACGAGCGAATTCTCTATCCTTACAACTTATTCCAGTCTGGAGCAAGCCTGCTG tgtctgcagaaGCCGGATCTCACCAGCGACACGAAGGACAAGGAGTACAAACCCCACGACATCCCGCAGAGGCAGTCGGTGCCGCCGTCCGAGAGCTGCCCTCCTGCTCGCCGAGCGAAGCGCCTGCGGGCCGAG GCGACCAACATTAAAACTGAGTCTGATTCTCCAGAGGCGAGAACGCATAATCTGAGACGCAGGATGGGATGTGCGCCTCCAAAGTGTGAGAATg AAAAGGAAACGTACAGCACAGTGAAACTTACTGAGAAGAGAGAGCATGCTGGGGAGCAGGAGAAGGACAAATCCAAAGCCCGATCCAAAAAACCCACCAGTGCT GTGGATTTGTATGTGTGTCTCTTATGTGGCAGTGGTAACGATGAGGACCGTCTCCTGCTGTGCGATGGCTGTGATGACAGTTACCACACCTTCTGCTTAATTCCACCCCTTCACGATGTTCCCAAAGGGGACTGGAGGTGCCCCCAGTGTTTGGCTCAG GAGTGCAATAAGCCTCAAGAAGCGTTTGGCTTCGAGCAGGCAGCCCGGGACTACACACTGCGCACGTTTGGGGAGATGGCAGATGCCTTCAAGTCCGACTATTTTAACATGCCAGTCCAT ATGGTCCCCACCGAGCTGGTGGAGAAGGAATTCTGGAGACTGGTCAGCACCATTGAGGAGGACGTCACTGTGGAGTATGGGGCTGACATCGCTTCCAAGGAGTTCGGCAGCGGGTTCCCAGTTAGAGATGGGAAATTCAAAGTGAGACCAGAAGAGGAG GAATACCTTGACAGTGGCTGGAATTTAAACAACATGCCTGTGATGGAGCAGTCTGTTCTTGCCCACATCACCGCAGATATATGTGGGATGAAACTGCCCTGGCTGTATGTGGGAATgtgcttctcttccttctgttggCACATTGAGGACCACTGGAGCTACTCCATCAACTATCTGCACTG GGGAGAACCAAAGACGTGGTATGGAGCCCCGGGGtatgcagcagaacagctggaGGACGTGATGAAGAAGCTTGCTCCAGAGCTGTTTGAGTCTCAGCCAGACCTCTTGCACCAACTTGTCACCATAATGAACCCAAATACTTTGATGGCCCACGGAGTGCCT GTTTATCGGACCAATCAGTGTGCTGGAGAGTTTGTGATCACCTTTCCAAGAGCTTATCACAGCGGCTTCAATCAGGGCTTTAATTTTGCTGAAGCTGTGAACTTCTGCACCGTGGATTGG TTGCCACTGGGCCGCCAGTGCATCGAGCATTACCGCCTGCTGAGCCGCTACTGCGTGTTCTCTCACGATGAGATGATCTGTAAGATGGCCTCCAAGGCCGACGTCCTGGATGTGGTGGTGGCATCTACTGTTCAGAAGGACATGGCCATCATGATCGACGACGAGAAGATGCTGCGCGACAAGGTTCAGAAACTG GGGGTGACGGACTGCGAGAGGGTGGCGTTCGAGCTGTTCCCCGACGACGAGCGGCAGTGCTATAAGTGCAAAACCACTTGTTTCATGTCTGCCGTTTACTGCCCGTGTAAACCAGGGCTGCTGGTGTGCTTGTACCATGTGGAGGATCTTTGTTCCTGCCCTGCCTACCAATACAAACTGGG gtacCGCTACACGCTGGAGGAGCTGTACCCAATGATGAACGCTCTGAAGATGCGTGCAGAGTCCTACAATGAATGGGCTTCCAATGTGAACGAAGCCCTGGAAGCAAAGATCAGCAATAAGAGAA GCCTCATCAGTTTTAAGGCTCTGATAGAAGAATCAGAAGTGAAGAAGTTCCCGGACAACGACCTGCTGCGGCACCTCCGCTTGGTCACACAGGATGCAGACAAATGTGCCTCAgtagcacagcagctccttaaTGGCAAAAGACAAACCAG GTACCGCTCCGGAGGAGGGAAATGCCCCAACCAGCTGACGGTGAATGAGCTGCGGCTGTTTGTCAGGCAGCTCTACGCCCTCCCCTGCCTGCTCAGCCAGACGCCGCTGCTGAAG GACCTTCTTGATCGCGTGGAAGCTTTTCAACAGCAAAGCCAAAAACTGCTCTCAGAAGAAATGCCGAGTGCTgcggagctgcaggagctcctgGACGTCAGCTTTGACTTCGATGTGGATTTACCCCAGCTTGCTGAGCTGCGGGTCAGGCTGGAGCAGGCCCGCTGGCTGGAGGACGTGCAGATGGCTTCGTCAGAGCAGAACTCTCTCACTCTGGATGACATGAGGCGCCTCATTGACTCCGGTGTCGGCCTGGCTCCCTACCCAGCAGTTGAGAAGGCCATGGcaaagctgcaggagctgctgactgTGTCCGAGCACTGGGATGACAAAGCCAGAAACCTGATAAAGGCCAG GCCACGGCAGTCGCTCAGCAGCCTCGCAGTGGCAGTGAAGGAGATAgaggagatccctgcctacctcCCCAGCGGCGCGGCGCTGAAGGACGCGGTTCAGAAGGCGCAGGactggctgcaggaggtggaAGCTTTGCAG GTTGGAGGACGTGTGCCTGTCCTGGACACGCTGGTGGAGCTGGTGACCAGGGGCCGCTCGATCCCGGTGCATCTGGACTACCTGCCACGGCTCGAGTCCTTGGTGGCGGAGGTGCAGGCGTGGAAGGAGTGTGCAGCCAACACGTTCCTGTGTGAGAACTCCCCGTATTCCCTTCTGGAG GTGCTGTGTCCCCGCTGCGACATTGGGACGCTGAGtctgaagagaaagcagaagaagctgaaggagCCGATGCCGAGCACGAAGAAGAAGAGCACCAAGCTGGAGAGCCTGAGTGACTTAGAGAGAGCTCTGTGTGAGAGCAAAGACACCGCGTCGGCG ATGGCGACGCTCGGGGAGGCGCGGCTCAAAGAGATGGAGGCGCTGCGCTCCCTGCGGGCAGCCAACGAGGGGAAGGTGCTGCTGTGCGGCGAGGAGGACGCGGAGCTGAAGGTCTGCGTGTGCCAGAAGGAGCCGGCAGCTCCCATGATCCAGTGTGAGCTCTGCAGGGGGTTCTTCCACACCGGCTGCGTTTCTGCACCCCACGCCTCGCAGGCTCCACGCGTGTGGCTCTGCCCGCTCTGCCGCCGCTCGGAAAAGCCGCCCTTGGAGAAGATCCTTCCTCtgctggcctccctgcagcGCATCCGCGTGCGGCTCCCCGAGGGGGATGCCCTGCGGTACATGATAGAGAGAACTGTGaactggcagcacagagcacaacaAATGCTGTATTCAGGGAATCTAAAACTTCTACAGGACAAAGTTGGCTCAGGATTGCTGTACAGCCGGTGGCAGAGCGCGGCGGGGCAGCTGCCGGAGACAAACAAG gTGTCTCAAACAATCGGAGCTATGTCATTCTCCATGCCTCATGACTGGGATAACAGAACCATATATTTACATTCTCCATTTTCTACAGGACAGCAATGCATCCCACTTCATG TCGTTAGCACCGAGCTGGACGAGCTGATGATGGAAGCgcagctgctgcaggtttcTCTGCCTGAAATACAGGAGCTGTACCAGATCCTATTCACAAAGCAAAGCCCCgctctgcaggctgagcagaaaGCATCGGGAGGGCCGAGCAATGAAAAG AACGAGTGCTGCCGGGGCAAAAAGGATGGAATGAGTTacatggagagaaaaatgaagcgCCGTTTCGAGAGAGAGAGCTTCTGCGAGGAGAAGAGAGCAAGGGTAAGAAAAATGAGAACGcccaaaaagaagaaactgaaactgAGTCACACAAAGgatctgagcagcagcagcaggatggagagggagagggagcgGCTCCTGGAGGTGCAGCGCAGCAGCGAAAGCCATTTGGTTCCCTCCGACACGTCGTTCTCTGAGCAGGAGGACTCTGAGGATGAAGATGCCATCTGCCCTGCAGAGACGTGTCTGCAGCCCGAGGGAGAGGAG GTGGACTGGGTCCAGTGCGATGGCAGCTGCAACCAGTGGTTCCACCAGGTGTGCGTGGGCATCTCCCCCGAAATGGCCGAGAAGGAGGATTACATCTGTGCCAGCTGCGCCGGGAGGGGCTCCCCGTACCGCAAGTGA